In the Streptomyces sp. FXJ1.172 genome, one interval contains:
- a CDS encoding MarR family winged helix-turn-helix transcriptional regulator has translation MAEKTQYEELVRQLGAVGSVRRELDRILPDGCSSGVVMVLTLLRRHGDIRIGRLTELLAVDMSVASRHVTHLAARGWIDRSPDPADRRSRILRLTPAGRARLAELSDCGARLLAERLNDWSDEDVRRLTWLMARLRASFDDPGAGRAPGDDPLARRTPAAQPPEDIPSPRTPAVTR, from the coding sequence GTGGCCGAGAAGACCCAGTATGAGGAGCTGGTGCGTCAGCTGGGCGCCGTCGGGTCCGTGCGGCGGGAGCTGGACCGGATCCTCCCGGACGGCTGCTCCAGCGGGGTCGTCATGGTGCTGACGCTGCTTCGCCGCCACGGCGACATACGCATCGGCAGGCTCACGGAGCTGCTCGCCGTCGACATGTCGGTCGCCAGCCGCCACGTCACGCACCTGGCCGCACGAGGCTGGATCGACCGCAGCCCCGACCCCGCCGACCGGCGCTCGCGCATCCTGCGCCTGACCCCCGCGGGCCGGGCCCGGCTCGCCGAACTGTCGGACTGCGGCGCCCGGTTGCTAGCCGAGAGGCTGAACGACTGGAGCGACGAGGACGTCCGCCGGCTGACGTGGCTCATGGCCAGGCTCCGGGCGAGCTTCGACGACCCGGGGGCCGGACGGGCCCCGGGCGACGACCCGCTGGCCCGACGGACTCCGGCCGCCCAGCCGCCCGAGGACATCCCGTCCCCCCGTACACCCGCTGTCACCAGATAA
- a CDS encoding MDR family MFS transporter — MTTTPGAGVRAHTRREGGSAPAPTTDAPMTHPQIMRALSGLLLGLFAAILSSTVVTNALPRIINDLGGGQSAYTWVVTASLLAVTASTPLWGKLADQFSKKILVQSALVIYVIGSLVAGFAQNPATLISARVIQGLGGGGLSALAQVVLAAMISPRERGRYSGYLGATFAVATVGGPLLGGVITDTSWLGWRYCLFVGIPFALIALVVLQKTLNLPVARRKVKVDWAGAFFVTAAVCVLLIWVTFADDKYEWLSWQTYTLVGTSIVLTAVFLFVETKAGEPIIPLRLFRNPTITLACIASLFVGIALFAGTVFFSQYFQLARGDSPTRSGVMTIPFIAGLFLASMVSGRIITRTGRWKGWLLSGGVLLTAGLALLGMLRYDTAYVFIALCMVLIGLGVGMTLQNLVLCTQNQVDPADLGAASSTVTFFRSLGGAVGVSVLGSILTTRIGHYASETITQLGPQDRATAAKVSGSGELPDLALLPAPVRTWLEGAYGHAIGDIFMYVAPIALIAFLVTLFIKEVPLRASSGLAQAARAARSAEAVAGTPAPAEAVAPDSQTPARVTPPAPDGTTS; from the coding sequence ATGACAACCACACCAGGCGCCGGTGTGCGGGCTCACACCCGTCGCGAAGGAGGTTCCGCACCCGCGCCGACGACGGACGCGCCGATGACACACCCGCAGATCATGCGCGCGCTGTCGGGACTCCTGCTGGGCCTGTTCGCCGCGATCCTGTCCTCGACCGTCGTCACCAACGCCCTGCCGAGGATCATCAACGACCTCGGCGGCGGCCAGAGCGCCTACACCTGGGTCGTCACCGCCTCTCTGCTCGCCGTGACCGCGTCGACCCCCCTGTGGGGCAAACTCGCGGACCAGTTCAGCAAGAAGATTCTGGTCCAGTCGGCACTGGTGATCTACGTCATCGGCTCCCTGGTGGCCGGTTTCGCGCAGAACCCTGCCACGCTGATCAGCGCCCGTGTGATCCAAGGCCTGGGCGGTGGCGGTCTGTCCGCGCTGGCACAGGTCGTGCTGGCCGCGATGATCTCCCCGCGCGAGCGCGGGCGTTACTCGGGCTACCTGGGCGCCACCTTCGCCGTCGCCACCGTGGGCGGCCCGCTGCTCGGCGGTGTCATCACCGACACCAGCTGGCTCGGCTGGCGCTACTGCCTCTTCGTCGGCATCCCGTTCGCGCTGATCGCGCTGGTCGTCCTCCAGAAGACGCTGAACCTGCCGGTGGCCAGACGCAAGGTCAAGGTCGACTGGGCCGGCGCCTTCTTCGTCACCGCGGCAGTCTGCGTCCTGCTGATCTGGGTCACCTTCGCCGACGACAAGTACGAATGGCTGTCCTGGCAGACGTACACGCTGGTCGGCACGTCGATCGTGCTCACGGCCGTCTTTCTGTTCGTCGAGACGAAGGCCGGCGAGCCGATCATCCCGCTGCGGCTGTTCCGCAACCCCACCATCACCCTCGCCTGCATCGCCTCGCTGTTCGTCGGCATCGCGCTGTTCGCGGGCACCGTGTTCTTCAGCCAGTACTTCCAGCTGGCGCGCGGTGACTCCCCGACCAGGTCCGGCGTCATGACGATCCCGTTCATCGCCGGCCTGTTCCTCGCCTCCATGGTCTCCGGCCGGATCATCACCCGCACCGGCAGGTGGAAGGGCTGGCTGCTGTCCGGCGGCGTCCTGCTGACGGCGGGCCTGGCCCTACTCGGCATGCTCCGCTACGACACCGCGTACGTGTTCATCGCGCTGTGCATGGTGCTGATCGGCCTCGGCGTCGGCATGACGCTGCAGAACCTCGTGCTGTGCACCCAGAACCAGGTGGACCCGGCCGACCTGGGCGCCGCCTCCTCCACGGTGACCTTCTTCCGCTCCCTCGGCGGCGCGGTGGGCGTCTCGGTACTCGGCTCGATCCTCACCACCCGGATCGGCCACTACGCGAGCGAGACCATCACCCAGCTCGGCCCGCAGGACCGGGCGACGGCGGCCAAGGTCTCCGGCAGCGGCGAACTGCCGGACCTCGCCCTGCTGCCCGCCCCGGTCCGCACCTGGCTGGAGGGAGCCTACGGCCACGCCATCGGCGACATCTTCATGTATGTCGCACCCATCGCCCTGATCGCCTTCCTGGTGACCCTGTTCATCAAGGAGGTCCCGCTGCGCGCCTCCAGCGGCCTGGCTCAGGCGGCGCGGGCGGCACGGAGCGCCGAGGCCGTCGCCGGGACGCCTGCGCCGGCGGAGGCCGTCGCCCCGGACTCGCAGACTCCCGCACGGGTGACGCCCCCGGCACCGGACGGGACGACGTCCTGA
- a CDS encoding ThuA domain-containing protein has product MFAVLFAVQAGPASPAHAATPFRMIAFYDGTYDAAHISFDHEANAWFPQAGAQNGFTYTATTDWSRLNTANLADYQVVMFLDDYPHTAAQQSAFQTYVTNGGGFIGFHVSAYNDDTSDWPWYHNTFLGTGTFRSNSWGPTSETLGIDDPTHAATAGLPATITSSVSEWYSWQNDLRQNPDIDILASLAPSTFPVGTDPNQTWYSGYYPIVWSNRHYKMVYNNFGHNAMDYSTNTTLSSTFASAQQNQLLLQEIKWAAGHSGPVTPPPARATGPIHGYGGKCADVAGASTANGTAVQLYDCNGTDAQNWSVGGTGTLSALGKCMDVTSAGTADGTKVQLYDCNGTESQVWQPGANGSLLNPQSGKCLDATGPSSANGTRLQIWSCTGAANQSWTLPS; this is encoded by the coding sequence ATGTTCGCCGTGCTGTTCGCTGTCCAGGCGGGACCCGCGTCCCCGGCCCATGCCGCCACCCCTTTCAGGATGATCGCCTTCTACGACGGCACCTACGACGCGGCGCACATCAGCTTCGACCACGAAGCCAACGCCTGGTTCCCGCAAGCAGGCGCACAGAACGGGTTCACCTACACGGCGACCACGGACTGGAGCCGGCTCAACACCGCGAACCTGGCCGACTACCAGGTCGTCATGTTCCTCGACGACTACCCCCACACAGCCGCGCAGCAGTCCGCCTTCCAGACGTATGTCACCAACGGGGGCGGCTTCATCGGCTTCCACGTCTCGGCGTACAACGACGACACCAGCGACTGGCCCTGGTACCACAACACATTTCTCGGTACCGGCACGTTCCGGAGCAACTCCTGGGGACCCACCTCGGAGACGCTGGGCATCGACGATCCCACCCACGCGGCGACTGCCGGCCTGCCCGCCACCATCACGTCCTCGGTCAGCGAGTGGTACAGCTGGCAGAACGACCTGCGGCAGAACCCGGACATCGACATCCTGGCCTCGCTGGCACCGTCCACCTTCCCGGTGGGCACCGATCCCAACCAGACCTGGTACAGCGGCTACTACCCGATCGTGTGGTCCAACCGCCACTACAAGATGGTCTACAACAACTTCGGCCACAACGCGATGGACTACTCGACCAACACCACGCTGTCCTCCACCTTCGCGAGCGCCCAGCAGAACCAGCTGCTCCTCCAGGAGATCAAGTGGGCGGCAGGGCATTCCGGCCCGGTCACCCCTCCGCCCGCACGTGCCACCGGACCCATCCACGGGTACGGGGGCAAGTGCGCGGACGTGGCGGGCGCCAGCACCGCCAACGGCACCGCCGTACAGCTCTACGACTGCAACGGCACCGATGCACAGAACTGGTCGGTGGGCGGCACCGGTACGCTCAGCGCGCTGGGGAAGTGCATGGACGTGACGTCGGCCGGCACCGCCGACGGCACGAAGGTGCAGCTCTACGACTGCAACGGCACCGAATCACAGGTGTGGCAGCCCGGCGCGAACGGCTCCCTGCTCAACCCGCAGTCGGGCAAGTGCCTCGATGCGACCGGACCCAGTTCGGCCAACGGCACGCGCCTGCAGATCTGGTCGTGCACCGGAGCCGCCAACCAGAGCTGGACACTGCCTTCCTGA
- a CDS encoding class I SAM-dependent methyltransferase — translation MVARLWLARALAADLVGVDLSSTAVELAEARRSRFVPPRRARFQVGTIQATGLPDRCAHGLVCVDVVTGTADWTSVLAEMRRVLAPGARAVLTRTVRRDSGEAWRAQVERAGLEIEHVDERPEEPQVWRNLYRLWITHEADLRRELGGA, via the coding sequence GTGGTAGCGAGGCTGTGGCTGGCCCGCGCCCTCGCCGCGGACCTGGTCGGCGTCGACCTCTCCAGCACCGCCGTCGAACTCGCCGAAGCCCGGCGATCTCGATTCGTACCGCCCCGTCGGGCCCGATTCCAGGTGGGCACGATACAGGCGACCGGTCTGCCCGACCGGTGCGCGCACGGCCTCGTCTGCGTGGACGTGGTGACCGGCACGGCCGACTGGACGTCCGTGCTGGCGGAGATGCGCCGGGTTCTCGCGCCCGGTGCCCGCGCGGTCCTCACCCGCACCGTACGCCGGGACTCGGGGGAGGCGTGGAGAGCGCAGGTCGAACGCGCCGGTCTCGAGATCGAACACGTGGACGAGCGGCCAGAGGAACCCCAGGTGTGGCGCAATCTGTACCGGCTGTGGATCACTCACGAAGCAGACCTGCGCCGTGAACTCGGAGGCGCTTAG
- a CDS encoding YcaO-like family protein codes for MRGQPLPQAGSPAPPACEKIIFSGTHRVRPAEDTWEWIQPVLPECGITRVADVTWLDEIGIPVFQAIRPNAHTLSVSQGKGITATLARVSAAMEAIEVWHAEHPRVPVTTATVEHMEQALGYRLDTLPLAPRHFIGPDCRLDWYPATRIDGQGESYVPASLLRLDSCVTGGWTPAAFRATSNGLASGNVPDEALLHGMYEVMERDASARARRNGTARPVDLSSVDDASCLRLLERFESAGVQVTVRALASPIGVPSFDATITSPPLPGTFRRHRNPSGRGRDPEPGAHRGGTVTRDGDRGST; via the coding sequence ATGCGGGGACAACCCCTGCCCCAGGCGGGCTCTCCTGCTCCGCCTGCCTGCGAAAAGATCATTTTCTCCGGTACCCACCGGGTGCGTCCCGCGGAAGACACCTGGGAGTGGATCCAGCCGGTCCTGCCGGAATGCGGCATCACCCGGGTCGCGGACGTCACCTGGCTCGACGAGATCGGCATTCCGGTCTTCCAGGCGATACGTCCCAACGCCCACACCCTGTCGGTCTCCCAGGGCAAGGGCATCACCGCCACATTGGCCCGGGTTTCCGCTGCCATGGAAGCCATTGAGGTATGGCATGCGGAGCATCCCCGAGTGCCGGTGACGACCGCCACCGTCGAGCACATGGAACAGGCGCTGGGATACCGTCTCGACACACTGCCCCTCGCTCCCCGCCACTTCATCGGCCCGGACTGCCGGCTCGACTGGTATCCGGCCACCCGGATCGATGGGCAGGGCGAGTCGTACGTACCCGCCTCTTTGCTGCGTCTGGACTCCTGCGTCACGGGTGGGTGGACGCCGGCCGCCTTCCGGGCCACCAGCAATGGCTTGGCCAGCGGAAACGTACCGGACGAAGCCTTGCTCCACGGCATGTACGAGGTGATGGAACGTGATGCGTCCGCGCGTGCCAGACGGAACGGTACGGCACGGCCGGTCGACCTCTCCTCCGTGGACGACGCCTCGTGCCTCCGTCTCCTGGAACGTTTCGAGTCAGCAGGGGTGCAGGTCACCGTGCGTGCTCTGGCCAGTCCCATCGGTGTCCCCTCCTTCGACGCCACGATCACGAGCCCCCCTCTTCCCGGTACTTTTCGGAGGCACCGGAACCCATCTGGACGCGGGCGTGACCCTGAGCCGGGCGCTCACCGAGGCGGCACAGTCACGCGCGACGGCGATCGCGGGAGCACGTGA
- a CDS encoding YcaO-like family protein produces MTLSRALTEAAQSRATAIAGARDDIGQAPYREAHFFSVNRSPAAPLEARDAMDFTPIISTPLRDLRDETVHLARRIESVTGSPPLYVDLTRPDICIPVVHVVCPGALSDTAH; encoded by the coding sequence GTGACCCTGAGCCGGGCGCTCACCGAGGCGGCACAGTCACGCGCGACGGCGATCGCGGGAGCACGTGACGACATCGGGCAGGCCCCGTACCGAGAAGCCCACTTCTTCTCGGTGAACCGCTCCCCGGCCGCACCACTCGAGGCCCGCGACGCGATGGACTTCACCCCCATCATTTCGACCCCGCTGCGCGACCTGCGCGATGAGACGGTGCACCTGGCGCGCCGGATCGAGTCGGTGACAGGGAGTCCGCCGCTCTATGTCGATCTCACGCGACCGGACATTTGCATCCCGGTCGTTCACGTGGTCTGTCCGGGAGCGCTCAGCGACACCGCCCACTGA
- a CDS encoding TfuA-like protein encodes MTKKYCFVGPSLPDAAELTAGTRVELLPPVAAGDLGRLEVGAGDVVAIIDGYSHQRRSVRHKEILDLLGREVRVLGASGMGALRAGELDRFGMQGIGRIYADFRDGRLEADDEVTLLHSPEDEGYRPHSEPLVCMRATFAAAVRSGVCDALTADRLISVFSQRPFGWRSYSALEEAGAEAGLEATTVRALQRYCVTYRQDPKREDALALLDHLRADDPGEPDVQPPPLRVHRTVFLYAWQLAARAACGARNSPRTSALSLLRARQLFAYDYPLHHRNMTLRTLASRCAEECGERAGGDTEAERALRHGEHGGLYRLPADRERLGFLNPWLTPAETGLPPAEQLTIALVRSCRTILRLPWDEIAMSLMENEPVGDVALQFVQHAWEVNDRVRENRPGLRLDAVPRTKVTELLASYWGAPMGELELAALDRGFASTDNAVAAARPFYLSARYNEAAARSLATSLTARQFRRHPEDAG; translated from the coding sequence ATGACGAAGAAGTACTGCTTCGTGGGCCCGAGTCTGCCGGATGCCGCGGAGCTGACCGCCGGCACCCGCGTCGAGCTGCTGCCACCGGTTGCCGCGGGCGATTTGGGGCGTCTCGAGGTGGGAGCAGGGGACGTGGTCGCCATCATCGACGGCTATTCCCACCAGCGGAGATCCGTGCGGCACAAGGAGATCCTTGATCTCCTCGGCCGCGAGGTGCGCGTTCTGGGCGCGTCGGGCATGGGGGCACTCAGAGCCGGCGAGCTGGACCGTTTCGGCATGCAGGGCATCGGCCGGATCTACGCCGACTTCCGCGACGGCCGCCTGGAAGCCGATGACGAGGTGACGCTCCTGCACAGCCCCGAGGACGAGGGCTACCGGCCGCACTCGGAGCCGCTCGTGTGCATGAGGGCCACCTTCGCGGCAGCCGTCCGGTCCGGCGTGTGCGATGCCCTGACCGCCGACCGACTGATCAGCGTGTTCTCCCAGCGTCCTTTCGGATGGCGCTCCTACAGCGCGCTCGAGGAGGCCGGCGCGGAAGCCGGACTCGAGGCGACGACGGTCCGGGCACTCCAGCGGTACTGCGTCACCTACCGCCAGGACCCCAAACGCGAGGACGCGCTGGCCCTGCTGGACCACCTGCGAGCCGACGACCCCGGTGAGCCGGACGTACAGCCGCCGCCTTTGCGGGTGCACCGGACGGTCTTTCTCTACGCCTGGCAACTCGCCGCCCGCGCCGCCTGCGGGGCGCGAAACTCGCCCCGGACCAGCGCCCTCAGCCTGCTGCGCGCCCGCCAACTGTTCGCGTACGACTACCCGCTCCATCATCGGAACATGACACTGCGCACCCTGGCGTCCCGGTGCGCCGAGGAGTGTGGGGAACGGGCGGGCGGCGACACGGAGGCGGAACGGGCCCTGCGGCACGGGGAGCACGGCGGTCTCTACCGCCTGCCCGCGGACCGCGAGCGACTGGGATTCCTGAACCCGTGGCTGACTCCCGCCGAGACTGGTCTGCCGCCGGCCGAACAGCTGACCATCGCTCTCGTCAGGTCCTGCCGCACGATCCTGAGACTTCCCTGGGACGAAATCGCCATGTCGCTCATGGAGAACGAGCCCGTCGGAGACGTAGCCCTGCAGTTCGTCCAGCACGCCTGGGAGGTCAACGACCGGGTCCGGGAGAATCGTCCCGGCCTTCGCCTCGACGCGGTTCCCCGCACCAAGGTGACGGAGCTTCTCGCCTCCTACTGGGGCGCACCGATGGGCGAGCTCGAACTGGCGGCCCTGGACCGCGGTTTCGCCTCGACGGACAACGCGGTCGCCGCCGCGCGGCCCTTCTACCTCTCCGCCCGGTACAACGAGGCAGCCGCCCGATCGCTGGCAACGTCCCTGACAGCACGCCAGTTCCGCCGCCACCCGGAGGACGCCGGCTGA
- a CDS encoding YeiH family protein, translating to MLRAWSRHRAVPGLALAAAGVLMATALHEALPAVPTLTLAVVLGVAAAHLPKVRVFVRTSARAGLAVAAKRLMRAGVVLLGLQLSVTDVAGLGLPTAGMVVCVVLATLVGTYWLGRRLGLPGDVPVLVAAGYAICGASAIGAVGQVTRSEEDDVAGAVALVTLCGTLAIAVLPVLHTALGMTATQFGRWAGASVHDVGQVVATAQTAGPLALREAVLVKLMRVVLLAPLTAGTALALRRSGRAWAIAGEKRPPALPLFVAGFLAMMVLRSTQLLGTEVLDCAAAVQHFVLASALFGLGAAVNLSTLGGASGRRMLLLGAASWVVVAGLSYAGVLLTT from the coding sequence CTGCTCAGGGCGTGGTCCCGGCATCGCGCCGTACCCGGTCTGGCACTGGCGGCGGCCGGTGTGCTGATGGCGACGGCGCTGCACGAGGCGCTGCCCGCCGTGCCGACGCTCACCCTCGCGGTCGTACTCGGGGTCGCGGCCGCCCATCTGCCCAAAGTCCGGGTGTTCGTGCGTACGTCGGCCAGGGCCGGGCTGGCCGTGGCGGCGAAGCGGCTGATGCGGGCCGGCGTGGTCCTGCTCGGACTCCAGCTCAGTGTGACCGACGTGGCGGGGCTCGGCCTGCCCACGGCCGGGATGGTGGTGTGCGTCGTCCTCGCCACCCTCGTCGGCACCTATTGGCTGGGCCGGCGGTTGGGTCTGCCCGGCGACGTCCCGGTGCTGGTGGCCGCCGGCTATGCGATCTGCGGCGCCTCGGCCATCGGCGCGGTGGGCCAGGTGACCAGGAGCGAGGAGGACGACGTGGCGGGCGCGGTCGCGCTGGTCACGTTGTGCGGGACGCTCGCGATCGCGGTACTGCCCGTGCTGCACACCGCCCTGGGCATGACCGCCACGCAGTTCGGCCGGTGGGCGGGGGCCAGCGTCCACGACGTCGGCCAGGTGGTCGCCACCGCACAGACCGCCGGTCCGCTCGCCCTGCGCGAGGCCGTGCTGGTCAAGCTGATGAGGGTGGTCCTGCTCGCCCCGCTGACCGCGGGGACAGCCCTCGCCCTGCGCCGGTCCGGGCGAGCGTGGGCGATCGCGGGCGAGAAACGGCCTCCGGCACTCCCCCTCTTCGTAGCCGGATTCCTGGCGATGATGGTGCTGCGCAGTACCCAACTGCTCGGCACCGAGGTGCTCGACTGCGCCGCCGCGGTGCAGCACTTCGTGTTGGCGTCGGCTCTCTTCGGCCTCGGTGCGGCGGTGAACCTGAGCACACTGGGGGGCGCGTCCGGCCGGCGCATGCTGCTGCTCGGGGCGGCGTCCTGGGTGGTGGTGGCCGGGCTGTCGTACGCCGGCGTCCTGCTGACCACATGA
- a CDS encoding cysteine dioxygenase family protein: MRTTTATAPDRARVTETAAALTADVRAVVARGLSPARSAGLAATALRGYLADPGLLTAEQRVGSPERYTQHVLHAEPDGSFSVVALVWLPGQRTPVHDHVSWCVTGVHQGTESEHRYRLVPEGAAARLVATEVVTNPVGSVCGFAPPGDIHEVRNSGAGTAISIHVYGADVVRLGTSVRRVYERPDGERD, encoded by the coding sequence ATGAGAACAACCACCGCGACCGCGCCCGACCGTGCGCGCGTCACCGAGACGGCGGCAGCCCTGACAGCGGACGTCCGGGCCGTGGTGGCGCGTGGGCTGAGCCCCGCGCGCTCCGCCGGCCTGGCCGCGACGGCGCTGCGCGGCTACCTCGCGGATCCCGGGCTGCTCACCGCCGAACAGCGCGTCGGCTCACCCGAGCGCTACACGCAGCATGTGCTGCACGCCGAACCGGACGGCAGCTTCTCAGTGGTGGCGCTCGTCTGGCTGCCCGGTCAGCGCACCCCGGTCCACGACCACGTCTCCTGGTGCGTGACGGGTGTCCACCAGGGGACGGAGAGCGAGCACCGCTACCGCCTCGTGCCCGAGGGGGCCGCCGCCCGTCTGGTCGCCACGGAGGTGGTGACCAACCCGGTGGGCTCCGTCTGCGGCTTCGCCCCGCCCGGTGACATTCACGAGGTGCGCAACTCCGGGGCCGGCACGGCGATCTCGATCCATGTCTACGGCGCCGACGTGGTCCGTCTGGGAACCAGTGTGCGACGCGTGTACGAGCGCCCTGACGGCGAGCGCGACTGA
- a CDS encoding LysR family transcriptional regulator: protein MLDSRRLRTFHEVVTTGSFTAAARSLGYTQPAVTQQIRALEREAGMPLFTRKGRRMCVTQAGQALARHAEDILGRLRDAQQQLQALARLRAGRVRVCAFPSANATLIPDAVATLLADHPAVRVELQEAEPPESLHRVLTGACDLALSFGYPGLRAEVPPQLAEIDLLEDRLVVLLPAGHPLVRRRAVRLAELARERWVAGCSRCRVNLLRICAEEGFEPDVVFSTDDNLALQSLVAAGVGVAVAPSLVLSHLNQRQVTGRLIEPNVVRRVGAYALRDHVHLPATQLVLEHIRSAAAARNGC from the coding sequence ATGTTGGACTCCCGACGCCTTCGTACCTTCCACGAGGTGGTCACCACCGGTTCGTTCACCGCCGCCGCACGTTCCCTGGGCTACACCCAGCCCGCTGTCACGCAGCAGATCCGGGCGCTGGAGCGGGAGGCGGGCATGCCCCTGTTCACCCGCAAGGGCCGGCGGATGTGCGTCACCCAGGCCGGGCAGGCGCTGGCCCGGCACGCGGAGGACATCCTGGGCAGACTGCGTGACGCCCAGCAGCAGCTCCAGGCGCTGGCGCGGCTGCGCGCGGGCCGGGTCCGTGTCTGCGCCTTCCCCAGCGCCAACGCCACGCTGATCCCGGACGCGGTGGCCACACTGCTGGCGGACCACCCCGCCGTACGGGTGGAACTGCAGGAGGCGGAGCCACCCGAGTCCCTGCACAGGGTGCTGACCGGCGCATGCGACCTCGCGCTGTCCTTCGGCTATCCGGGTCTGCGCGCCGAAGTCCCGCCCCAGCTGGCGGAGATCGACCTCCTGGAGGACCGGCTGGTGGTCCTGCTGCCGGCCGGCCATCCGCTGGTCCGCCGTCGTGCCGTGCGCCTCGCCGAGCTGGCCCGGGAACGCTGGGTCGCGGGCTGCTCGCGGTGCCGGGTGAACCTGCTGCGGATCTGCGCCGAGGAAGGATTCGAACCGGACGTCGTCTTCTCCACCGACGACAATCTCGCACTGCAGAGCCTGGTGGCGGCCGGTGTGGGCGTAGCGGTGGCCCCCTCACTGGTGCTCTCCCACCTCAACCAGCGTCAGGTGACCGGCCGGCTGATCGAGCCGAACGTCGTCCGCCGGGTCGGTGCGTACGCGTTGCGCGACCATGTGCACCTGCCGGCCACCCAGTTGGTGCTGGAGCACATACGTTCGGCGGCCGCCGCCCGGAACGGCTGCTGA